CACCCGGAGTCCCTGGTGAATACTACCCGGCGTTTGTTAGCCAAAGACCCCCTCGCAAGTGATTATATTGTTAACGTTCTGAACAGTGGAGACTCTAGTGTAGCCTATGGATACGCTATATCCAACAATAAAAAGGATGATATTGTAGCATGTAAAAGAAGGGTGCAACCCAGAGCAGGCTACATGATCAACATTAAATTCAAACCGACAGGGATAAGTACTGCAAAGAATGTATATCTCCTGGGTGGCCTGCCATTTTTAGCATTTGTTGGTTTTGTTTTTCTGAGATCTGTTAAGCCGCGGGGAGTTTTACCTGAAAGAGCTTTACCTGAGGATGGTCAGAATATGGGCATGATCACTTTGGGCTCAGTTTTGTTCGATCCGAAGAACCGGAACCTCCTGATAAATGGAGAGACAATAGAGCTGACCGGAACGGAAACACGTGTATTGCACATTTTTGCATTGTCTCCCAATGAGACCATCGAGAGAAGCCGGCTGCAAAAAGAGATATGGGAAGATGAAGGTGTTATTGTGGGGCGCAGCCTGGATATGTTCATATCAAAACTCAGAAAAAAACTGGAATCTGATCCGAACATCAGGATTGCTGTTATACGGGGAAAAGGATATAAGCTTGAAATTAATTAGCAGTTTTTTTAAACTAAAAACCCCTCTTTACTTACGTAAAAAGGGGAGGGGAAGGAGAACGGAGATCTAAAACACCTTTCATAGGCGTATTGCCTGCAAAAATTAATAGGCAGTATCGGGAGTGCCAATGCCACCATTTAGAAGATTGCCCAAACTAATTTGAATATATCCTGTCCAGCCTTTTAAGCAACCTTCAAAACACGCGCATGTTGGCACCAATCCTTTATGGGTAAATTTCATCACTGTGTTGCTACCATTTTCAAAAATGTCAAACTGAACCGTTGTGCCACTCCATTCATATTGATCTTCATTCCAGGGCATATAGCTTCCGGTGCATTTCCACACCACCTTTTGTCCTGGTATAGTTTCGATAATTTTGAAGGTCCACCAATGTTGTTTGAAATCAATCAAAAACTCATCATGCAGATTACTGGTTTTGCCATTGACACCGGCAGACCACCAGCCACGTACATTGTTGATGGCTAAGTAGACCTCCTGAGCGGATCTCCCAACAGTAATACTTGTACTTAAGTCATTATTTTCCATTCACCAGGAATAATTTATGCCAGATTAAGTTGCAGGCCTTTTCCGGCTGTTATTAACGAAAACAGACTGTGGTGCACCAACTGTGTCCATGAGTTTGAACAGCTATCAAAACATTCTACTTCAGGAACTAATCCCGAGTGAGTGAAACGAAGGTTAGTTTGAGCATCCTTTTCAAAAACCTCAAAGATGATCTGCGTTCCTGTCCATTCTTCTTTGTCTTCAGCGTAGTTGATAATGCTTTCTATTACATCCCAGACCACTTTTTCCCCGGGGATCAACGTTGTGACCCGCTGCCTTGAAAAATGGAAGTCTTTGAATTTATAGGTAAACTCGTCATGCATTTTTAAAGCATGGCCTTCGACCTCGCCTGACCACCAGTTTTGTGGTTGGCAAATCGCATTAAATACCTCCATCGGACTTTTATCAACCACTAAGGTGGTAGTGAAATTTGCTGTTTGCATAGTTCTATAATTGTAATTAATGTTTAATCTTCCATTTGTCAGCCAATTCCGCATTAAAACCGTCTTTACCTTTGGGATTCGGTTTGCCCTCACCGGTAGCAATAAGGCTGTGCAAGCTGTTATTTATGTAGTTTCCCCAGGCATCAAAGCATACCTTATAACATTCATATTCCGGCACCAGACCCACATGAGTAAATTTAACTTTGGTTTTACCACCATCGTTCGAAATATCAAAAACCAACTTTGTGCCGATCCATTCACTTTTGTCATTGATAAAACTAAACTGGTTATCAAGAACCTGGTAAACCAGTTTTTTATCAGGAATGTATTCAATGAGCTTCATTTTGCATATGTGAACATCTTTGTAGTGATATACAAAGACTTCATTCAGTTTATCTGTAGGCCCTTCGATCTCCTCAGACCACCAGCCGCGAAAGTTTTTAACCGCGTTAAAGGCAGTCTTCTGACTTTTATCTACTGTGATAGTTGCTGTATAACTTTGTGTTTCCATGGTCTTTGATTTAATTGAGTTTTCATTAATGCTTTTCTTTTGACTGGCAATTTCCTGCGCGATGCCGCTGTAGGCTGATAATAGTATAGCGGCTAAGGCGAATAATAAGCGTTGTTTTTTCATTTTGATTAAGCTTGCATTTTGAGATTATATATACCAACAAAACTACCTCAGGTTGAAATTCTCCAAGTAGGTCTAAATAGACAATATAGGGGGGTGATTTGGACATAGAAACCTTCTTATCTTTACCGGTAAAAAAAGCATGAAGCACATTACTATAATAACTCCTGAC
This DNA window, taken from Chitinophaga niabensis, encodes the following:
- a CDS encoding winged helix-turn-helix domain-containing protein, yielding MSYSRNLLSGKRKYLVGLILLSFSAVICAAFSMTGSGDFFTARREVLLRKIGDELLLQSGDSTSRVLPVKKIAENEYLIRFEKDLTFHPESLVNTTRRLLAKDPLASDYIVNVLNSGDSSVAYGYAISNNKKDDIVACKRRVQPRAGYMINIKFKPTGISTAKNVYLLGGLPFLAFVGFVFLRSVKPRGVLPERALPEDGQNMGMITLGSVLFDPKNRNLLINGETIELTGTETRVLHIFALSPNETIERSRLQKEIWEDEGVIVGRSLDMFISKLRKKLESDPNIRIAVIRGKGYKLEIN
- a CDS encoding SRPBCC domain-containing protein — translated: MENNDLSTSITVGRSAQEVYLAINNVRGWWSAGVNGKTSNLHDEFLIDFKQHWWTFKIIETIPGQKVVWKCTGSYMPWNEDQYEWSGTTVQFDIFENGSNTVMKFTHKGLVPTCACFEGCLKGWTGYIQISLGNLLNGGIGTPDTAY
- a CDS encoding SRPBCC family protein, which translates into the protein MQTANFTTTLVVDKSPMEVFNAICQPQNWWSGEVEGHALKMHDEFTYKFKDFHFSRQRVTTLIPGEKVVWDVIESIINYAEDKEEWTGTQIIFEVFEKDAQTNLRFTHSGLVPEVECFDSCSNSWTQLVHHSLFSLITAGKGLQLNLA
- a CDS encoding SRPBCC domain-containing protein — its product is MKKQRLLFALAAILLSAYSGIAQEIASQKKSINENSIKSKTMETQSYTATITVDKSQKTAFNAVKNFRGWWSEEIEGPTDKLNEVFVYHYKDVHICKMKLIEYIPDKKLVYQVLDNQFSFINDKSEWIGTKLVFDISNDGGKTKVKFTHVGLVPEYECYKVCFDAWGNYINNSLHSLIATGEGKPNPKGKDGFNAELADKWKIKH